A genomic window from Acinetobacter chinensis includes:
- a CDS encoding ammonium transporter, with amino-acid sequence MKKMLFALSLSGALLGGSVAWAEEAVTTPASTADAVVVETTVTDVQPVAVPAAAEQAPAEEAPTLDTGDTAWILISTALVLLMTIPGLALFYGGMVRKKNVLSTMSHSFVAAAVVSIAWIVIGYSLAFGQGNAFIGSLDKVMLSGITTDALTGTIPEILFVVFQMTFAIITVAIISGSIAERMKFSAFVAFIAVWVVVVYAPITHWVWGGGWLGSDGALDFAGGTVVHINSGVAGLVAAYMLGKRIGLGRESMAPHNLTLTVLGASLVWVGWFGFNGGSALGANGSAAYAMIVTQVAASAAAISWLITEKVIRGKASVLGAASGAVAGLVVITPAAGFVTVGGALAMGLIGGVVCFWGISALKRILKADDSLDAFGLHGVGGIVGAILTAFFASEFIMGDKAPVSVAHQLWVQVEGVLATIAYSAVLTFIILKVIDLIIGIRVTPDDERMGLDLSQHGERVE; translated from the coding sequence ATGAAAAAAATGCTTTTCGCGCTGAGTCTGTCCGGCGCATTATTAGGTGGTTCTGTTGCATGGGCTGAAGAAGCGGTTACGACACCGGCTTCTACTGCTGATGCAGTGGTCGTTGAAACAACTGTAACTGACGTACAGCCAGTTGCTGTTCCGGCTGCTGCTGAACAGGCACCCGCAGAAGAAGCACCCACTCTTGATACAGGTGATACAGCCTGGATTCTGATTTCCACAGCACTTGTACTGCTGATGACCATCCCGGGTCTGGCATTGTTCTATGGTGGTATGGTTCGTAAGAAAAACGTTCTCAGTACCATGTCACACAGTTTTGTTGCCGCAGCAGTGGTAAGTATTGCCTGGATCGTGATTGGCTATTCTCTTGCCTTCGGTCAGGGAAATGCCTTTATCGGCAGCCTGGACAAAGTCATGCTGTCTGGTATTACGACTGACGCACTGACAGGCACTATTCCTGAAATTCTCTTTGTTGTATTCCAGATGACGTTTGCCATTATCACGGTTGCGATTATCAGTGGTTCAATTGCCGAACGTATGAAGTTCAGTGCCTTTGTTGCCTTTATTGCAGTCTGGGTTGTAGTTGTCTATGCCCCGATCACGCACTGGGTATGGGGTGGAGGCTGGTTAGGCAGCGATGGCGCACTGGACTTTGCTGGTGGTACCGTGGTTCACATCAACTCGGGTGTGGCAGGTCTGGTCGCAGCTTATATGCTGGGCAAACGTATTGGACTTGGACGTGAATCCATGGCACCTCATAACCTGACACTGACTGTACTGGGTGCAAGTCTGGTCTGGGTTGGCTGGTTTGGATTTAACGGTGGTTCTGCACTGGGTGCAAATGGTTCTGCTGCCTATGCCATGATTGTGACTCAGGTCGCTGCTTCCGCTGCTGCAATTTCATGGTTGATCACTGAAAAAGTGATTCGTGGTAAAGCTTCTGTGCTGGGCGCAGCTTCTGGTGCTGTTGCAGGTCTGGTGGTGATTACGCCAGCAGCCGGTTTTGTCACTGTCGGTGGTGCACTGGCAATGGGTCTGATTGGTGGTGTGGTCTGTTTCTGGGGTATTTCTGCACTGAAACGCATACTCAAAGCCGACGATTCACTGGATGCATTTGGTCTGCATGGCGTAGGCGGTATTGTTGGGGCAATCCTGACAGCGTTCTTTGCCAGCGAATTTATTATGGGCGATAAAGCACCGGTCAGTGTTGCACATCAGTTATGGGTACAGGTTGAAGGTGTTCTTGCAACGATTGCCTACTCAGCAGTCCTGACATTTATTATTCTGAAAGTGATTGATCTGATTATTGGTATCCGTGTGACACCTGATGATGAGCGTATGGGTCTGGACTTAAGTCAGCATGGTGAACGTGTAGAATAA
- the nrdR gene encoding transcriptional regulator NrdR: protein MHCPFCNAADSKVIDSRLAAEGCQIRRRRECTSCGERFTTFESYEVVMPRVTKSDGKNEPFDEAKLRRSLMHALQKRPVTQEQIETVLSDIQLQIRRLGERDVRSRTIGEIVMQSLFALDHVAYVRFASVYQDFQDVEAFRRQIEQMQHHRGVQD, encoded by the coding sequence ATGCATTGTCCATTTTGCAACGCAGCAGACAGTAAAGTGATTGACTCCCGTCTGGCGGCTGAAGGCTGCCAGATCCGTCGACGCCGTGAATGTACGAGCTGTGGTGAACGATTTACCACCTTTGAAAGCTATGAAGTGGTCATGCCCCGTGTGACCAAGTCAGATGGTAAAAATGAACCGTTTGATGAGGCAAAGTTACGCCGTTCACTGATGCATGCCTTGCAGAAAAGACCTGTGACTCAGGAGCAGATTGAAACGGTGCTGAGCGATATTCAGTTACAGATCCGCCGTCTTGGAGAGCGTGATGTCCGTTCACGTACCATTGGTGAGATTGTCATGCAGTCACTGTTTGCCCTGGATCATGTTGCTTATGTACGTTTTGCATCGGTTTATCAGGATTTTCAGGATGTTGAAGCCTTCCGCAGGCAGATTGAACAGATGCAGCACCACCGTGGTGTACAGGATTAA
- the ribD gene encoding bifunctional diaminohydroxyphosphoribosylaminopyrimidine deaminase/5-amino-6-(5-phosphoribosylamino)uracil reductase RibD, whose product MSELSQDQLWMLQAVAEAGKAIYRTRPNPAVGCVIVRDHVIVGRGATAPVGGSHAEVFALREAGELARGATAYVTLEPCAHFGRTPPCAKALVNAGLAKVVIACSDPNPLVAGKGVQILRDAGIEVLTGVCEEQAAEQNKGFLKAMATGRPYVRLKVASSLDGRTAMASGESKWITGAQARSDVQHWRAISGAVITGIETVLADDCQLNVRALDAVEDISSIVQPVRIVLDRKGRLPFNAKLMEHPETLMVMGPYRQDLEDAGVIQLEIQSLESLLSLLVREYQIYDVLVEAGATLSTAFLQQKQVDEMISYVAPTFLGQSARAMFNADFSRMAEQLRFKLVQVTQLGDDVRLKLIPFQESV is encoded by the coding sequence ATGTCTGAGCTGAGTCAGGATCAGTTGTGGATGCTTCAGGCTGTGGCTGAGGCAGGCAAAGCGATTTATCGAACCCGTCCTAATCCTGCTGTGGGCTGTGTGATTGTCCGTGATCATGTGATTGTCGGGCGTGGTGCAACTGCACCGGTCGGTGGTTCACATGCTGAAGTTTTTGCGCTGCGTGAAGCCGGAGAACTGGCACGTGGTGCAACGGCTTATGTCACACTGGAGCCATGTGCGCATTTTGGGCGCACGCCACCTTGCGCAAAAGCACTGGTCAATGCTGGCCTGGCAAAAGTTGTGATTGCCTGTTCAGATCCAAATCCACTGGTGGCAGGTAAAGGCGTACAGATTTTGCGTGACGCGGGTATAGAGGTTCTAACAGGTGTCTGTGAAGAACAGGCAGCGGAGCAGAACAAAGGTTTTTTAAAAGCGATGGCGACAGGACGACCGTATGTCCGGCTCAAAGTTGCTTCAAGCCTGGATGGTCGAACAGCGATGGCTTCAGGAGAGTCAAAGTGGATCACTGGAGCGCAGGCGCGCAGTGATGTTCAGCACTGGCGGGCAATTTCTGGCGCTGTGATCACAGGCATTGAAACCGTTCTTGCTGATGACTGTCAGTTAAATGTACGTGCGCTGGATGCCGTGGAAGATATATCTTCGATTGTGCAGCCTGTGCGGATTGTACTGGATCGTAAAGGACGTTTGCCATTCAATGCAAAACTGATGGAACATCCTGAAACATTGATGGTGATGGGTCCTTATCGTCAGGACCTGGAAGATGCGGGTGTCATCCAGCTGGAAATTCAGTCACTTGAAAGTCTGCTGTCGCTGCTGGTTCGTGAGTATCAGATCTATGATGTGCTGGTGGAAGCAGGTGCAACATTATCCACGGCTTTTCTGCAGCAGAAACAGGTTGATGAAATGATCAGCTATGTCGCACCGACCTTTTTAGGTCAGTCAGCACGTGCAATGTTCAATGCGGATTTCAGCCGCATGGCAGAGCAGCTCAGGTTTAAGCTGGTACAGGTCACACAGCTGGGTGATGACGTGCGCTTAAAACTAATACCTTTTCAAGAGTCAGTATGA
- a CDS encoding DNA adenine methylase, translated as MNSESTSSVYHKRRHAARTTDEYLFHQLVPYLGNKRRLLHLILEALEITGTLHTGKKRAPIFADFFAGSGVVSRLARQNGYRVIANDWEPYSHALNHAILAGTEAPAFNELGGYQKAIDYLNRLPEVKGWVTHNLCPRNDEIYDPAKDRLFFKRRNGMRIDAIRQQIATWQAQGAIDDVEMSALLAPLLYSASFVSNTSGVFKSFHHGWGGKTQTALERIESLLWLTPSRFCEVGENQQKNPMAEMWCVDAQHLASQMSGFEVDVAYLDPPYNQHAYSSNYHVLNSLTLWDQVDLPTPDTKGFKSGIDRAWRKERPSPYNSSRFAQEAYEKLLSTINARFILTSYSTDGNIEAADLLKANLERGRVTLLTQDVPRYRVSKQRQSERARVLEFIVITDTHAKSGPPLRQLLGQLYHFAELGGVDTSGVSTQLALW; from the coding sequence ATGAATTCAGAGTCAACCTCTTCGGTTTATCACAAACGTCGTCATGCCGCTCGTACGACAGATGAATATCTTTTCCATCAGCTGGTTCCTTATCTGGGCAACAAGCGTCGTTTACTGCACCTGATTCTTGAAGCACTTGAAATCACAGGCACCCTGCATACAGGGAAGAAACGTGCCCCGATCTTTGCCGATTTCTTTGCGGGCAGTGGTGTGGTGTCACGGCTTGCCCGTCAGAATGGCTATCGTGTAATTGCTAATGACTGGGAACCCTATAGCCATGCATTGAACCATGCTATTCTGGCAGGTACAGAAGCACCTGCGTTCAATGAACTGGGTGGCTATCAGAAAGCCATTGATTATCTGAACCGTCTGCCTGAAGTAAAAGGGTGGGTGACACATAACCTGTGTCCACGGAATGATGAAATCTATGACCCTGCAAAAGACCGTCTGTTTTTCAAACGCCGTAACGGGATGCGTATCGATGCGATCCGTCAGCAGATCGCCACCTGGCAGGCGCAGGGTGCGATTGATGACGTTGAAATGAGTGCATTACTTGCGCCATTACTTTATTCGGCAAGTTTTGTCAGTAACACCAGTGGTGTATTTAAAAGTTTCCATCACGGGTGGGGGGGGAAAACACAGACTGCACTTGAACGGATTGAATCACTGCTGTGGCTGACCCCAAGCCGTTTCTGTGAAGTGGGTGAAAACCAGCAGAAAAATCCAATGGCTGAAATGTGGTGTGTGGATGCACAGCATCTGGCCAGTCAGATGAGTGGTTTTGAAGTGGATGTGGCTTATCTTGATCCACCTTATAATCAGCATGCATACAGCAGTAATTATCATGTGCTGAACTCTCTGACACTGTGGGATCAGGTCGATCTGCCAACACCGGATACCAAAGGTTTTAAAAGTGGTATTGACCGCGCATGGCGAAAAGAGCGTCCGAGCCCTTATAATTCGTCCAGATTTGCACAGGAAGCGTATGAAAAACTGCTTTCAACCATTAATGCACGTTTTATTCTGACCAGTTATTCCACTGATGGTAATATTGAAGCAGCTGATCTGCTGAAAGCAAACCTCGAGCGTGGTCGTGTGACTCTGCTGACTCAGGATGTGCCACGATACAGAGTCAGTAAGCAGCGTCAGTCTGAACGGGCACGAGTGCTTGAGTTTATTGTGATTACAGATACGCATGCGAAATCTGGACCGCCATTAAGACAGTTGCTGGGTCAGCTTTATCATTTTGCTGAATTGGGTGGTGTGGACACCAGTGGCGTCAGCACACAGCTGGCACTCTGGTAA
- a CDS encoding riboflavin synthase, giving the protein MFTGIVESLGKVESLQNVGGDIRLRIQTDLDMSDVHLGDSIATNGICLTVIDWGSNWYAADVSRESLNRSTLGSWKAGQAVNVEKAMLPTTRFGGHIVSGHVDAVGEITVVRSDARSLYFEVTAPAEIARYLAEKGSVTVDGISLTINHLRGSVISLNLIPHTAERTNIGSWKAGTKVNLEVDVLARYIERLLMGDKAAEVTQASKISMDFLAENGFLK; this is encoded by the coding sequence ATGTTTACAGGTATTGTTGAAAGTCTGGGTAAAGTGGAAAGCCTGCAGAATGTCGGTGGTGATATCCGCCTGCGTATACAGACCGATCTGGATATGTCCGATGTACACCTGGGCGACTCAATAGCGACCAACGGCATCTGTCTGACCGTCATTGACTGGGGCAGCAACTGGTATGCGGCAGATGTCTCCAGGGAAAGTCTGAACCGTTCCACACTGGGCAGCTGGAAAGCTGGACAGGCGGTTAATGTGGAAAAGGCAATGTTGCCGACTACACGTTTCGGTGGACACATTGTCAGTGGCCATGTTGATGCTGTTGGTGAAATTACCGTTGTACGTTCAGATGCACGTTCACTGTATTTTGAAGTGACTGCACCTGCTGAGATTGCACGTTACCTGGCAGAGAAAGGTTCGGTGACTGTGGATGGCATCAGCCTGACGATCAACCATCTGCGTGGCAGTGTGATCAGTCTGAATCTGATACCGCACACCGCTGAACGAACCAATATCGGCAGCTGGAAAGCAGGAACAAAAGTCAACCTGGAAGTGGATGTGCTGGCACGCTATATCGAACGTCTGTTGATGGGAGATAAAGCCGCTGAAGTGACACAAGCTTCAAAAATCAGTATGGATTTCTTGGCTGAAAATGGCTTCCTGAAGTAA
- a CDS encoding VTT domain-containing protein, with translation MLDFMLHMDQWLPVLLDQYGIWIYAILFLIIFAETGSVFMFFLPGDSLLLAIGAMCSTTDVVHLHYMGILLLSAAVLGYIVNYYTGQILGLKFFNRYNRFFKPEYMVKTNHYFTKHGGKTIMVARFVPFVRSFAPFAAGAAHMHVATFMFYNLMGAVVWIGGLLTVGYGLGNVLGSLIELL, from the coding sequence ATGCTTGATTTTATGCTGCATATGGATCAGTGGTTACCTGTTTTACTGGATCAGTACGGTATCTGGATTTATGCAATTCTGTTTCTGATCATTTTTGCTGAAACAGGCTCGGTATTTATGTTTTTTTTACCGGGCGACAGTCTGTTACTCGCCATTGGTGCGATGTGTTCAACGACAGACGTGGTCCATCTGCACTATATGGGTATTCTGCTGCTGTCGGCTGCGGTACTTGGTTATATTGTCAATTATTATACGGGGCAGATACTGGGGTTGAAGTTTTTCAACCGCTATAACCGTTTTTTTAAGCCAGAATACATGGTGAAGACCAATCACTACTTCACTAAGCATGGCGGAAAAACCATTATGGTTGCCCGGTTTGTTCCTTTTGTCCGTTCATTTGCACCGTTTGCCGCAGGTGCTGCCCACATGCATGTTGCAACATTTATGTTTTATAACCTGATGGGTGCTGTGGTCTGGATCGGTGGTTTACTGACCGTCGGTTATGGGCTTGGAAATGTGCTTGGTAGCCTGATTGAGCTGCTTTAA
- the blhA gene encoding cell division protein BlhA, with protein MALNVGQDFKQRWLDAPEAVRQAFIDDLHRICDVLHPESDIQKWVAYDQQQQHRSEQKIEQAYAERKAQLIEEARIRRQQELERSLQEKRDEQAAYARQLQQDEQRQFNEQAQTLALIRRSLDNEIQTYTARYHKNPANGTVSFDKTRLAISDHEILSELESVKLRLELEAESLIEQAVTVFRARLHSAAQEEIAFILKNSSLSEDKKQS; from the coding sequence GTGGCATTAAATGTCGGTCAGGATTTTAAACAGCGCTGGCTCGATGCGCCTGAAGCTGTACGTCAGGCATTTATTGATGACCTTCACCGCATCTGTGATGTTCTGCATCCAGAATCTGATATACAGAAATGGGTCGCATACGATCAACAGCAACAGCACCGTTCTGAGCAGAAAATAGAGCAGGCATACGCTGAACGCAAAGCTCAGCTGATTGAAGAAGCCCGCATACGCCGTCAGCAGGAACTGGAACGTTCACTTCAGGAAAAGCGTGATGAGCAAGCGGCTTATGCCAGACAGCTCCAGCAGGATGAGCAGCGCCAGTTCAATGAACAGGCACAGACACTGGCACTGATCAGACGCTCACTCGATAATGAAATTCAGACCTATACAGCACGCTATCACAAGAACCCAGCCAATGGCACGGTCAGTTTTGATAAAACCCGCCTGGCAATATCAGACCATGAAATCCTCTCTGAACTGGAAAGCGTTAAACTACGGCTTGAACTGGAAGCAGAAAGCCTGATTGAACAGGCTGTTACTGTCTTCCGTGCCCGACTGCACAGTGCTGCTCAGGAAGAAATTGCTTTTATTCTGAAAAACTCCAGTCTCTCAGAAGATAAAAAGCAAAGCTGA
- a CDS encoding DNA polymerase III subunit chi has translation MAKVSFYLFEKSNERQVESTCRLCRKILRKSQRIWLHCPTQELQQQLDDLLWSFDTESFIPHGIDQPHARVCISASLPEETDWIVFNFNNQALEQYARFSHIIEIIENNEPAKQAGREKFKQYRRSGIEPKTFKL, from the coding sequence ATGGCTAAAGTCAGCTTTTATCTGTTTGAAAAAAGCAATGAACGGCAAGTGGAAAGCACTTGCCGTTTATGTCGGAAAATTCTGCGGAAATCTCAGCGGATCTGGTTACACTGCCCCACACAGGAACTCCAGCAGCAGTTGGATGATCTGCTGTGGAGTTTTGATACTGAAAGTTTTATTCCGCACGGGATTGATCAGCCACATGCCAGGGTCTGTATTTCTGCATCATTGCCTGAAGAAACCGACTGGATTGTGTTTAATTTTAACAATCAGGCACTTGAACAGTACGCCCGTTTTAGTCACATTATCGAGATTATTGAAAATAATGAACCGGCTAAACAGGCAGGTCGTGAAAAGTTCAAACAATACAGACGTTCTGGTATAGAGCCGAAAACCTTTAAACTTTAA
- a CDS encoding leucyl aminopeptidase — protein MKFTINTSFQENASTPYLLIPVDADQVQGVSSSYKINDLNSLIEATQFKAGLNEILPLIGKINGAANAALVGLDKVTELQPARLAKIAQTIIKATQKKYAQISIDLNALPAEHHYLFVLSLTQAAYAFDEYKSKKNEFALQQINLIATATPLTAEQLTLIQAIQSGQNQARDLGNRPGNICFPEYLADQAVQLAEEYPDLITVTVLDEQQMADLGMNAFLAVSKGSDRPGRIITLEYKANAEQPPVVLVGKGVTFDTGGISLKPGAGMDEMKFDMCGAASILGTMRALCEANLPIHVVGAIAAAENMPSGHATRPGDIVSTMSGQTVEILNTDAEGRLVLCDTLTYIKRFNPALVIDIATLTGACVVALGSVVSGLFTPDDELAAELTQAGQKSFDRVWRMPVLEDYQEQLDSPFADIANIGGPKAGAVTAACFLQRFTREYRWAHLDIAGTAWNSGSNKGATGRPVPLLMQFLSDRVQSNG, from the coding sequence ATGAAATTTACTATTAATACGTCATTCCAGGAGAATGCATCCACTCCGTATTTACTGATTCCTGTAGATGCTGATCAGGTTCAGGGTGTTTCTTCCTCATATAAAATCAATGATTTAAATTCTCTGATTGAAGCGACTCAGTTTAAAGCTGGCTTAAACGAAATTTTACCATTAATCGGAAAAATTAACGGCGCAGCAAATGCAGCACTTGTGGGTCTGGATAAAGTTACAGAACTTCAACCAGCAAGACTGGCGAAAATTGCACAGACCATCATCAAAGCAACACAAAAAAAATATGCTCAGATCAGTATTGACCTGAATGCACTGCCTGCTGAACATCACTATCTGTTTGTACTGAGTCTGACTCAGGCAGCTTATGCATTTGATGAATACAAATCCAAAAAAAATGAATTTGCACTGCAGCAGATCAATCTGATTGCAACAGCCACTCCTTTGACCGCTGAGCAACTGACCCTGATTCAGGCGATTCAGTCTGGACAGAACCAGGCACGTGACCTGGGCAACCGTCCTGGTAACATCTGCTTCCCTGAATACCTGGCAGACCAGGCTGTGCAGCTTGCAGAAGAATATCCAGATCTGATCACCGTCACTGTACTGGATGAGCAGCAGATGGCAGACCTGGGCATGAATGCCTTCCTTGCTGTCAGCAAGGGTTCTGACCGCCCTGGTCGTATCATCACACTGGAATATAAAGCAAATGCTGAACAGCCACCTGTTGTACTGGTCGGTAAAGGCGTGACTTTTGATACGGGCGGTATTTCACTGAAACCGGGCGCTGGCATGGATGAAATGAAATTTGATATGTGCGGTGCAGCTTCCATACTGGGCACCATGCGCGCACTTTGCGAAGCAAATCTGCCGATTCATGTGGTGGGTGCGATTGCCGCTGCTGAAAACATGCCATCAGGTCATGCAACGCGTCCAGGTGACATTGTCAGCACCATGAGCGGACAGACGGTGGAAATTTTAAATACTGATGCTGAAGGCCGTCTGGTTCTGTGTGACACACTGACTTACATCAAACGCTTCAACCCTGCCCTGGTGATTGATATTGCGACATTGACCGGTGCATGTGTGGTGGCTCTGGGTTCTGTCGTGTCAGGACTGTTTACACCGGATGATGAACTTGCAGCTGAACTGACTCAGGCTGGACAGAAGTCTTTTGACCGCGTATGGCGCATGCCGGTTCTGGAAGACTACCAGGAACAGCTGGACTCACCTTTTGCAGACATTGCCAATATTGGTGGACCAAAAGCCGGTGCTGTTACAGCCGCCTGTTTCCTGCAGCGCTTTACCCGTGAATACCGCTGGGCACACCTTGATATTGCAGGGACTGCCTGGAATTCCGGCAGCAACAAAGGTGCAACTGGTCGTCCCGTTCCACTGTTAATGCAGTTCCTGTCTGACCGTGTTCAGTCCAATGGCTAA